Below is a genomic region from Brucella intermedia LMG 3301.
TATGCCGAAGAAGGCTGAAAAGGGCGCTGACAATATGCTCAAAATTACGTCCGACGCCCGCAAGGCAGCGTTGGATATGCGTCTTGTCGATCCCAACATTCCCGATGTTCCGGGCACGAAGGTAAATCTCGCTGCCGACAAGATTAAAGGCATTTACCGTAAGTGGGATCAGCAGAAGGGAACGCAGCTCGTCTTTATCGACCTTTCCACGCCGAAAAAGGCCGTGGCGAAGGCGAGGGCGGAACTGGTCGAACTGCAAACAAAAGCAGACGCTGGCGATGAAGCCGCCCAGGCCAAGCTGGATAACATCAGCCTGGACGAAATCGCGGCACTGGAATCCGCGTTTTCCGTCTATGATGATTTGAAAGCGAAGTTGATCCGGAACGGCATTCCGGAACGAGAAATTGCGTTCATCCACGATGCCAATACCGATCTCCAAAAGCAGGAACTTTTCGGTAAAGTCCGGTCAGGTCAGATCCGTGTCCTGATCGGATCGACGCCGAAAATGGGCGCTGGCACCAATGTGCAGAACCGCCTCGTAGCGCTTCACCATCTCGATGCGCCATGGCGTCCGAGCGATCTGGAACAGCGAGAAGGCCGTATCATCCGGCAGGGCAACGAACTTTACGCTGCCGACCCTGACGGCTTTGAGGTTGAAATCCATCGCTACGGTACAGAACGCACACTCGATGCCAAGCAATGGCAAACCATTGAGCAGAAAGCGCGGTTTATCGGTCAATTCCGGGCCGGGAACATCAAGGATCGTGTCGTCGAAGATATCGGCGGCGAGGCGGCGAATGCGGCGGAAATGAAGGCCGCAGCATCCGGAAACCCTATGATCCTCGAAGAAATGGAACTGCGCCGCAGGATCAAGCGGCTTGAAAACGACAAGCGCGAACATGACCGATCGCAGCATTCGACAAGCCGCCAGATCACCAGCATGGAGCGACAGAAAGAGGAAATCGAAGCAAACGCGGGCGCCGTAAAGGCCGACGCCGACACCGCGACCAAGTTTATGAGCGGCGATTTCAACGCGACGATTAACGGGAAGGCCATGGAAAAGCCAACCGATATCGGCGCTGAAATTCTTGATGCTGCTCGCGACATGGTGAAAAGCGGCGCGAAAAGCCGGGCCATGGGTTCGGTGGGGCCGTTTAAGCTTGCGCTACAGCATAATCTTGCCGATTCCTTCACTGTCACCGTGAAAGGTGCGCAGGAGTACGGTATCGACCTCGATAACGTCCTCAATCTGACGCCAGTGGGCACGGCGATGCGTGTCATGAACTTGATACGGAATCTTCCTGATCGCCCTGCGCTGGAAGCCGAACGCCTTTCAAACATCGATAAAACCCTGCCACGCCTGCGCGAGCAATTGAGCACGTGGGATAAGTCGGCGGAACTTGACGAGGCGCGCCAGCAGCATGCCAACGTCATGTCGATACTGCGCCCCGTGAAAAAACCGGCGCCGACCGTCAACGTTGAGAAGGGTTCAGAGCCGGTCAAGGCGTCCATCGCTGAACAGAATCCAGTTGCCCGCTTGACGGGCGAGGAGGTTCTGAAAAACTTCAAAGGCGGCGAGGATATGCCCGCGCTGCGCAGACAAGCGCAGGCATGGTATGACCAAAATCTGGTCGAGCCCAAAACGACCGTCACTATGAAGGACGGGACAGTCGTCGGTTTCAATGGCCGTGGCAAACGAGAAACGACATATGGCCGCAAGGGCGATATCCTGTTGCGGTCAGTACCGGCTATCCCGGCCATTATCGAGAACGGTGAAATCGTTCACCGCGAGGCTGGCGACGAACGCCATTCCCACGTTTTGGAACGTGTCGTCATCGCGGCGCCAATCGAACTCGCGGGCAAAATCCATAACCTTGCCGTCGCCGTAAACCGGACGCGCGATGGCGATTGGCACTATGACCTCAATACGGATAACCGTTTTGTTGGGAAGGATAGTTACGCGGGACGCCCAAGCTATCAGGATCTTGGAGAACGAGGGGCAGAGCCCTTGCTATCTGCATTGGAAGGCACGTCCCGCTCCATCAATATATTCGAATGGGCGTCGGATGGCAATGCACCCGCCGAATCCGGGTCAATACGCGATGCACTCGCCCGCGGGCCGCTCGGTGAAACTGTCGGTCGATTGATCGATAGCGGTGCTCTGCAATTGCAGAAAACGGGCGAAAACGCCGTGCAGGGGTGGACCACTCCGGACGGCACAATTGTACTGAACACAGACGGCGTAAGCCCGGATAATGCGAATGCCGTTTTTCTTCATGAGGCGTTTCACTCTGGCGCTCGCAAGCTGATCGGCACAGCTTCGTGGAATAAACTCCTTGAGGAATTGGGCCAAATCCATCGTCAGTACGAGCGTTCCACCGGCAAAGCACGCTCTTACTTCGACAAAGCGCGCGCTCGTGTTGAGAATGCGGAGCGCGCTACGGGTGATATGCCTGCAGCCCTCCGAGCGGAAGAATTTGGCGCATACGCGATTGAGGAATACGAAACTGCGCCGCGCTCGCTGCGTATGTGGGCCGATGACTTTTTGGGCCATGTGAAAGCCTGGGCCTTGAAGCGTTTCGGCAAGCAGCTCGGACGCGTAACCCCGGCGCAATTGCGCGCATTGGCCGTCGCTGCTCTGCGTGACATATCCAAGCCGGATGGCAACCCACCACGCCCCGAACGTTCAAAACGTTTTTCGATAGCCGATGATAGCTTTTCCACGGTCAACCGCGCAAACGTTCGTGAAGCCGCAGATGCTGTCAGGGGTCGCCTTACTGACTGGACCCCGAAGGCGCTGGCCCTTGTTCCGTTGAATTACTTCACGGAACTTGCGCAAAAGGGCCAAGAGGCGATCGGCACATACCTGACCGTAAAACGCCAGCTTGACGCCTATCGAGGCAACCGTCACGCCGAAGCCGACCAAACCGTGCAGCAATGGCGCAAGTACAATCGGCTAGGGAAGGACAAAGCCGCTGCGCTTGCCGATGTGATGCACCAATCCACGATTGCGCAGTACGATCCGTCAATTGACAACGCACCCGGCGATCGCGCGAAGAACGCCGCGTTGCAGAAGGCTTATGATGCATTGCCGGACGCCGGCAAGCGGCTCTATCAGTCCGTCCGCGACAGCTATGCTGCACAGACAAAGGAGCTTGACGGCATCATCCTCGACAATCTGAAAAAAGTCTTTCAGATCGCGCAGACGAAAGCCGAGCGGAAGTATCGTAAGGAGCTTGAACGGATTTCGCGCCAGCAGATGGACCCGGCAGCGCGCAAACAGGCGCAGCAGGACGCGGCGGAGGTTTATGAAGCCACCGCGACGAAGGCGAAATGGTCGATGAAAGCCCGACTGACAAAAATGCGCCAGGCGCTGGAAACGAGCCGAATGGAAGGTCCATACTTCCCGCTCGCGCGTTTCGGCGACTATTTCGTCACCGTCAAAGATATCACCGGTGAAGTGCTGCATTTTTCGATGCACGAGCGCAGTGCCGAACGCGATAAGGTTGCTGCCGACATGAGAAAGCAGTTTCCTAACGGCGAGGTTATCGTCGGCATCAAGTCAAACAGCAATGAGCTGCAACGCGCTATGGACCCCCGTGTTATCGCTGATATTCAGGCGATCATCGGAAAATCGAACATCGACAGCGATATTGGCGCACAGATCCTCGATCAAATTTGGCAGCGCTATTTGCAGACAATGCCCGATATGTCGGTACGCAAGCGTCAAATCCACCGCAAGAATGTCGCCGGTTTCCACGGTGATGCGCTCCGCGCCTATGCATCACATATGTTCCATTCCGCCCACCAGATGGGACGCTTGAAATATGGCGTTGAACTCAATGAGCTCGTGGAACGTGCTTCGGAAGAAGCAAGCGAGGCCGCGAACCCTACAAAGGCGGGCATGCTCGCGAACGAACTGCGCAAACGCCATCAGTGGGTAATGAACCCGACCGGCTCGCAATTCGCTCAAAATATCACCAGTGCGGCGTTTGTCTGGTTCCTCGCTGGCTCGCCGGCCGCGGCAGCAGTGAACCTTGCGCAAACTCCAATGATGGGCATCCCCATTCTCGGCGCCAAGTTCGGCACCGCGAAAACCACCAGTGCGCTTTTGCGTGCGTCGGCCGATCTGTTCCGCGGCAAGGGCAGTGTCAATCACGCCCTACTGACAGCCGACGAAAAGGCAGCGCTTGAACATTTCTACGAAACGGGGCTGATTGATCGAACCCAGTCTCACGACCTCGCAGGCGTGGGCGAAACCGGTGTGGACTATTCGCCCTGGCGCGCCGCCGTAATGGCGAAGCTCTCATATTTCTTCCATAAATCGGAAGTCATAAACCGGGAAGTGACGGCGCTCGCTGCATACCGCCTCGCCCGGAATAGCGGCATGAGGTCGGAACGCGCGATCGAGGCCGCTCATGACCTCACGTGGAAAGTCCACTTCGATTATTCCAATAGCAGCCGTGCACGCGTGCTGCAGAGCGACTTTGCCAAAGTTGCGCTCGTGTTCCGCTCATACCAGATGAACATGATTTACCGTATCGTTCGCGATGCGCAGCAAGCGTTCAAGGGCGAGAGCAAAGAGGTTCGCCGCGAAGCGCTTTACCAGCTCACCGGAGCATTGGGCATGATGGCTCTTACCTCCGGTGTGACTGGCATTTTCGGTTTCAACGCTGCGATGATCGCCTTGGGAATGCTTTTCGGCGATGATGACGATCCGTTTGAATTTGAAACGAAGGTCAAAAAAACCATCGTCGATGTTTTCGGCAAGGAACTCGGTGGCATGATCCTCAATGGACCAGTAGGCTATCTGACCGGCGTAGATCTTACGAACCGCATTGGTATGGCCGATATCTGGTTCCGTTCGCCGAACCGCGATCTGGATGGACAACAGGAATATCAGTATTGGATCATGAGCCAGCTTGGCGCTGGCGTCAGCATGGGTTCCCAGTTCTGGCAAGGTGGCCAGCAACTCGCGAAGGGCGAATACTGGCGCGCGACCGAAACGGTTCTGCCCAAATTCCTCCGCGACCCGATGAAGGCGTTCCGGTATTACAATGAAGGCGTCCGCAACGCTCGTGGGGACGATATTGTACCGGAAGATCAGATCAACGCATTCGATGCGGCCCGGCAAGGCATAGGCTTCACGCCAGCTAAGGTTACGGAAGCATGGGAGCGCAATTCAACGCTCAAGAATGCGGAAAAGCGGCTCAACGACCGTCGCCGGCAATTGATGAATGAGTTTGCCATTGCTGTTGAGCAGCGTGACCCTGACGCGCGGCGTGCAGTTCTGAAACGCATCCAAGACTTCAATGCTTCGCCCTATAATCGAGCTATCCAGATTACAGGAGAAACGCTGCAGCGTTCGCTCCGCACCCGCCGCCGCAACGCGCAGCTTCGGGAGGATGGTGCACTTATCACCAATCGGGAAATGGGCGTTCAATTGAGACGCGGTTTGCCAGAACGCATCAATTGAGGATGGACCACAAGACGTAGTTACTTTTCGCTTTTGCGTTAAGGTAATTGCCGATATATAGTGTCTTGCGATTGCGCATGACGTGCAGCCTTTTCCACCAGTTAGGGCGAGCACCCAATGTCTGCGCAATCCACCTCTCTTGCTTTCCAAGCCTGTCATGCCGTTACCGCCCGTTGGGAAGGCGGATGGTCCAACCATGCTGCCGATCCGGGCGGCAAAACGATGTATGGCATTACGGAAAAGGTCTGGCTGGCCTGGAATAAGGCCAAGGGCATTTCAAAGCCCAAGCCAATTCGCCAGATCACGCGGGCCGAAGCCGAAGAAATTTATTATCACGACTATTGGCTTGCCGCGCGATGCAACACCCTCGCGGCCGGCGTCGATATGTTCACCTATGATTCTTCGGTGAACTCCGGAGTTTCTCGTGCGCGCAAATGGCTTCTCGCGTCGGTAGGTGGCACCGATATTGAAACCATCAAGAAGATGGCTGCAAAGCGCACTTCCTTCCTCCGCGCGCTGGCCAATTTCGCGGTGTTCGGTAAGGGATGGATCAACCGCGTTACTGACGTTGAGGCCCAGTCCATCAAGCGCAGTCTGGCAGAATCGAAAGTCTCGTCCAGCACGGCCAATGCTGCACTCAAGGGGGAAGCCGAAAAGGCAGCAGGGAAAGCCGCCTCGGCCACACGGAACGCTCAAGCCACTGCCGGTGGAACCTTTGCAGGTGGTGGTGGTGTTACCGTTGTCAACGCCGATCAAGCTGACCTGATTGCAAACTGGGTGCTTGGCGGGCTGCTCGCCGCTGGCGCTATCGTACTGGCATTTTTCATTGTCCGCTCGATCGTTCAAAAATCGCGCGCCAAATCCTTGCAGGAGCAAGCAGCATGAGCACGGCGATTATCGACGCCCTCAAGCAATCGGCTATCCGAACAGGCTCCATTATCGTGAAGGATATCGTTTCGGCGCAGCTAGGGCCTACAATTGGCGGACTGGCCGGTTCCGTCATAGACACGGTGGCGGGTCAGCTCGGCGTTTCGCCGGACGAAATACCTTCCTGCCCTCCCGAAAAGATCGATCAGGCAGTAGCGACGGCTAATTCAGACCGTGACATTCTTGCTCGTTACGTTGAAGCGCATCGCATGACCACGGATCTGTTCAAGGCGGAGATGGTCAAAGGTGGGGAAGCGTGGTGGACATGGGCATGGCGTCCGTTCTGGATGTGGTTGCTCGCTTTTCTGTGGGTGTGGAATGGCATTGTCGTGAATGTTGTGAACGGCGTGCTCACGGCTAGTATCGCGGCTATGCCTTGGGAAGCGCTCGGCGCGATCACTGCGACCTATACGGCAATGTATCTTGGTGGACACACGGCCAAGGATTTAGCTCAGAAAAGATGGGGCAAATGATGGACTGGGGCGAATGGGCTCACCGCGTTCCTCTCGCCAAATGGTCGATCATCCTAGCCTTTTCGGTGATAGGAGCGATCATGCAACGCGATATGACATGGGTAGGCCGGGCAATCACATTCATTGTCGGGATAGCGATAGCCGTTGTCTTTGAAGAACCGGTGCGGTCGCTGCTGAATCTCGACGGCTCATATGCCGCCGCCGTTTCCGCCATTCTTGCTCTCACTGGCCGCAACTTCGTTGCCTATGCATTGCGCGCCAGTAAAGACCCAACCGCAGCTTTGGGCGAAATTCTGGATATATGGCGGAAGCGCTGAAATAAGATGTTCCTATTTCGTTAACAATATCAATGACTTAGTTCCATAAGAAATCTTATCCGATCGAAAGGCCCCGATATGAGAAACCTCTTGGCTATGTTTTTCGCTGGCGTGTTCTTTCTCGCCGCTGCTGCATTAATCTGTTTCCTCGGTCGGGAAATAGCCTGGTATTGCGTGGCCATAGCTCTGATTGCCGGGGGGTTCAGTCAGTTTGCATTGCAAGATGCCGCGCGGGTCTCCCAGCTCGCGAGCTTGTATGCAGCCTATCTCGCCATGGGATCGTTGATCGCTGGCTTGATAGCAGCCACACAAGGTCTGTGACATGCGATATCGCCGGATGGAGATTTTTCCAACCGGTTGACCCTCTAAAGCCAATTTCCTGCAAATAATGTCGGGCGATTCCGCGTCCGGATTATCCGGTTCGTCGTCGCTGCGGCTTTGCGACGTTAAACCCAGTGATTTTTCCTAGAAAGTTGAACTGTATATTATGTATGGACTCTAAGGCTGGTGTTTTTTTGACACCGGAAAAGCCCTTGGAAACTGAACTTTTGAGCCATTTTTTCCATTCGACACTGACAATATGATATCGGTTTGGAAGTCTCAGGGTGCGTTGCATGTCAGGCTGTTCGATAAGGATCAAGCCCAGTTCCTGCGCCCGTCTATACGCATTGCGAACTATCGTTGTGCACACCCCTGCCCTGTCGCCAATTTCTTTCGCGGAACACTCGCAAACGCCGTTCTTTCGCCAGTCCTCGGCAATGATGAACAACGCAGCCAATTCGCCATCGGTGAACTGGTCGCGGATGCTTTTCGGAAATAACGACGATCGGGCGAACTGGCGCGCCCTCGCCTTTCGTTTCGGATCGCGTTTGCCGCGCCCGGCTCTGATCCTTCCCCCCCGGTCAGGAAAAGAACGTGGGCGAGGTCCCCTGCCCTGCCGGTTCGCTTCGCGTCGATGGAAGTCTTGTTGCTTGCGCCAAACCCGATCCAGCAGATCGAGCAGTTCCGGTTCCTCCCCCGCTGCTGTCTGGCATAGATCGGTAACGAGCTTATAAACGGCAGAAATCTGCTCAAGCGTCGTCGCGCGCGCGAAAAGTTCATGCGCACGGGCGTAAGCCGTTTGTATCGAAAAATCGTAATTTCTTATCGACACAGGATTATTCCTTCCCAAAAGGGCATAAAAATCCCGTGGCGCGAAAGCGCGATTTAGCTTGCAAATTGCGTGCTATGAGAATAGTGTCAGCAATGACTTTTGGAGCGCCCGATATTTCGGTACGCCTTCCAACACCAAACTCAACCGGCCTTCGTGCCGGTTTTTTTATGCCTGCATGATTGTCTCCACCAGTTAGAGAACGCTTCGTTGCATCGTCGTATAGATTCTGACGAACCACTCCGATAGATATCTACTATGGACGATAGTTTTTAGCGAGAAAGAAGTAAAGTGTGCCCAAAACTTACAGACAGAGGCCGATTTCCGCGCTGATTCCCGTGAGCGTGTCGACGGAAAGCGATACATAATCGCAGGACACAGGGTCAAAAGGCCAAACGCTCCCGTTCGTCGGATCGACGTTCAACTTGACACTGATTCGCGGAAGTGTATTCTCCAATCGCTACATTGAGAGAATTGGGCTTCCGGCAGAAATGTTTGGGGGCCTTTTTCTTTCCCGATTAATCTCCCTTTTTATCAGATCCGGATTGTCGGAAAGTCTCGTAAAGACCTTCCAGATTGTTTGATATCCACTCGCCAAAAGCTTTGCCGTTCGGGCTAGCAAATTCCATGGATAGCGTTTTTCCCTTTGCCTTGGCCGTCACGCGCACGGATTGATCCGAGGGGGCCCACTGCCTGGCTGAAACGGTTTTCCTTGGCTTCGGTTTTGGCGCGGCCACCGACGACAGAAGAAATGCCAGCTTCTGGTTGCTGTCAGCCTCAAGAAACTCGCCGCGTTCAATAAGCTCGAAGGCCAATGCGCGATGCACATCTTCGCGGAGGAGCTGGGCGAGTTTATACCACGTGTCCCGACCGTAGTTGGGTGCTGCGCCAATTGCTCTCACTATTCCTTCGGGAATGTCGTTCGCTACAGACAACAGCTTCGACGTATTAGTTTTGTCGATCGACAGCGATGCCATCACCACTTCTCTGTCGTATCCGCTCGCAATCAGGTTCTTGGCGAACATTGCTTTTTCGATAAACGACAGGTTGGCTCGCGCGCTGTTTTCTTGCCCTTGTGCAATCACGTGTTCGCGATTTGACAGATCCTTGACGACTGCGCGGACCGGACGAGCCAGCGCTTTTGCAGCTCGCAGACGGCGGTGTCCGAAAACGACCATAAAGCGCCCTGCCCTATCGGGGTGTGGTCGTACAAGAATCGGCGTGTCTTGCCCTCGCTCTTTGATCGCATCTACCAATTCAGAAAATGCATTCGGATCGTCGCCCAGCCGGTCATCAATGAAAGAAACGTCGATCAGTCCCGGCTCGAGCTCAACGACCGCCGCCCCCTCCAGCAAACGAGCTTCGAGCTGCTTTGCAGCATCAGCGCGTTCAGCCAGATCATCAATCGACTTCGTGATTGCCCCAAATGCGCCCCGCGAACGATTGCGTTCCATCGCAGGTGAAAGCTTGTCGCCGGTGCTTGAAGTCTCGGAGTTGCCGCCCGTCAACTTTCGTTCTGTAATGGAGGAAAGGAGATTTTTTCGCGACATTACCGCCCCCATGCTCGATGAATGAGAGTTATGATTTCGTCGTTGACGCGGTGCAGTGCTTCCATCGCCCGGTCGTAAGTCGAGCGCGTAAACTGCGAACGCTCGATCTCGTACAGCGTTTGCTTGGTTATGCCAGCATCGGATATGGCCGTGCTCTTAAGCATTTCATTCACCAAAACGTGCTGTTTGAAGATTGAGCGCATGAACGCAACCATCTGGCTTTGTGGGCCGTCAGTTGGCTCGTATCGCGTGACAAGATATCGAAGCCAGTCCAGGCGCATATTGGCCCCTGCCCGCTTCAATGTTCCCATGACCTCGCCCAGCATCAGAAGAAACTGACACATGGACATCACATCAAGCATCTGTGGGTGAACGGTAATGAGAATGCCGGTCGAGGATGATAGGGCCGTCAACGTCAGGTAGCCGAGCTGCGGCGGACAATCGATGATGACAACATCATACTGGTCCGCAACATCGTTAAGAGCGTCATCGAGCCGGCCAAAGAACATACGGCCAATGGCGCCATCCTTTTGAGCCAGGACAAGCGGTGTGTCATATTCAAATTCTTGGAGCTCGAGATTCGCCGGAACGATATCGAGCCCCGGAAAATTCGTAGGGCGCACGAGCGCCGAAAGCGGCTTGCGCTCGTCATCGTAGCGAAGTGTTTCATAGAGGGACTCGTTACGGTCGATCTCAGGCTGAAAGCCGTGGAGTGCAGATAACGAAGCTTGTGGGTCCAGATCGATAGCGAGTACGCGATGACCCGTAAGCGCAAGGTGTTGCGCCAGATGCGCCGCGGACGTTGTTTTTGCGCTACCGCCTTTGAAATTTACGACCGATATCACCTGCAAGTGGTCATCGCCCCGCCGGTGGGGAACATATCTTCCAGGCGTTCGGGTATTCTTATCGAGGAACTGCCGTAATTCGAGAAGCTGTTGCGCGGTATAAGAGCGACGCCCTGTTGGCGTTATGAGCGGCGTAGGCCCCTTCCCTTCCAGCGCAAGGTTCTTCAAATATCCGGCGGTGACGCCGAGATACTGCGCGACTTCGGCGACTTGCAGCGGGCGCAGTGTTTTTTGCGCGTCCGGCGGGAACATTTCTAACCGATGCTCGTGCAGCATTTCCGAAAGCTCGTTGGCCTGCTGGGTTATGAGCAGATCAACTTCGGAAATTGCGTCAGTGATGTTTCCTGCAACATTCATCGGGATTTTCCACACATGCGATTTTTTTGCCATGTTGGCAACATAAACGCATGTAGCGCCGATTCTCGTTAAGTCGCAAGGATTATTGAGTTAATGAAAAGTTAACGGCGGGTTGCCGCGAAAAAGTTGACGGCCGTCAACTCGTGCCATTCGTGTCATCGGCGCACGTGTTTTTGAGCACGTGTTTGGCTGACGCTCCCATCCCCTCTCCGTCCGCAAATTGGACATAGCAAAGCTTATCTGTCCAGTTCGGGAAATATGCCTCGCACGGTTGATTGTGCCGCGCGTGGCCGGGTCGATGGTAAATGAACGGCAATGCGCTCACGGTAAAGGTTCCTCGCTCAATTCCATCGAGATAATAAAGCGGGCTGGGGACAAGCGCCAGCCTCTCTCATGAAAGCGCTGAATTTTAACCGAAACATCAAGCAGCGGTGTTTTTGCGCCGATGAACCGGCGCCAAGCGGCTTCCGGCGTTTCACCAAAAGTCCCCGGCGCTTGATTGCGGTAAATCAAATCGCCTTTATGCTTATCCCACGGCGAGAGAGGAGGGAGGATGACAAAGCCGTCAATCGTCAAGGTTTTCTCAGTCGTCATAGCTTGCCAATAACCTCGCTTTAGCACGCTCCAGAAGCGTGATGGCTTCTGGTCTACCGCCGGAGCCATGCCCCACCAATCTGCCATCGTTATCTATTCCGACAACGACGACCTCCTTAAAATTCCCAATGCACTCTTGCAGGACTTCATCAGGATTGACTGTGTAACCGTCGCCGACCAACTGCGGGCGGAATGTGATAACATTATCACTCATGTCTTGCGTTGCTCCGCGGTTGCGATGCTGGCAATTCGGTCGCGATATCGGTTCATGGCAAAGGCGAAGCGTTGCATCTTCATTCGATCCTGCCAGCACTGACAGCCGCCGTTGGTGTGCTGTCCTCCAGGCGCGAGAATTATGCAGTGGGCATTGCCGCAACTGCCTATAACGGAAAGCTGCTCGTTTAAATCGGCTGCAGCGTCATCGAGCATGGCGATAATATCGGCGTTCATTTATGCGTCTCCCCGCATTGCTGATACCAAGATTTTTTCCGCCCTTCGGTTTCTCTCAATGGTCGTTTCGACGATAGAAGGTGGGAGTTGTGGTGCAATGTCGCGTGCCAGATCGTAAGACGATGCGCCGCTAAGGTGAATGATCGCTTTTTCAATTGCCGACCGTAGACGGTGGTTTTCAGCCGCCAATTTATCAAGGTAGGGGACGGGATTTGCCTTTATTCTTGCTTCTTGAATCGCGCTTAAGGCCAACAGGCGGGCGAACATTGCTTGGTGCTTCCCGTTCAATTCAGTTATTCTCCAACCAGTCGGCGTTGCGATCTTTCCACGATAGAAGCTCGATCTTTGCATGCCCAACCGCGCCGGAATGGGCCGTACCGGTAAATTCGAGACAGGCGGCGGCAGTCAGAAGCGCCAGTTGCGGGCGGTATTTGTTGACCTGACGAACGAGCAGCGTGCCTTTCTTTATATCGCGCTTGAGGGAAGGGCAGTAGCGCAGACTGATCGCGGCACATTCCTTATGCAACAGCGGTTCAACCTGCATCACGCAAAGCCCGGACGCACCATTGCGCACCGAGGCGTGCGAAAGTGAAACCTTCGTTCGCCCGGCCAGAGGCTTACCGCACGTGTCGCAAAGTCCGGCTATGATCGTTTCTCGTTGCCGTTGCATGTGAGGCTTACCAAACAGGGGTTTGCCTTCGCCTGGCGCAACGGCATTGCATGCGGCGATCATGCCATTAGAGAACCGGCAAGGCCCAAGGGTCATTGTGTCTTCAGCGGACCAGAGTACCGTATAAGGGACAGGCGCGGAGCCGTAGAAGCGGGAAGGACATTGCGGCTTCATTCGGTGCCATCTTTCGGGTCGGACACATAATCGAGGATCGCCTGGAAGCTTGAAGCGTGTAAAACTTGAAAGCCAGCAGGCGTTTGCGGATACCACTGCAAAGACCATATTGTGTTGGTGCCGATAGCTTTCTGCAATTCCTCGGGTGACACAAATTCGTCAGCCGCGTACCACCTGCCATCCTCGATCGCTTCTTGAGCTGTTTGATAATTCGACTTGTGGTCGTTGCAAGTGATGCGAAGCGACGAAAACTCCCCTTGCAAGAGTTTCTTCGCGAGTTCTT
It encodes:
- a CDS encoding glycoside hydrolase family 108 protein, with translation MSAQSTSLAFQACHAVTARWEGGWSNHAADPGGKTMYGITEKVWLAWNKAKGISKPKPIRQITRAEAEEIYYHDYWLAARCNTLAAGVDMFTYDSSVNSGVSRARKWLLASVGGTDIETIKKMAAKRTSFLRALANFAVFGKGWINRVTDVEAQSIKRSLAESKVSSSTANAALKGEAEKAAGKAASATRNAQATAGGTFAGGGGVTVVNADQADLIANWVLGGLLAAGAIVLAFFIVRSIVQKSRAKSLQEQAA
- the repB gene encoding plasmid partitioning protein RepB, translated to MSRKNLLSSITERKLTGGNSETSSTGDKLSPAMERNRSRGAFGAITKSIDDLAERADAAKQLEARLLEGAAVVELEPGLIDVSFIDDRLGDDPNAFSELVDAIKERGQDTPILVRPHPDRAGRFMVVFGHRRLRAAKALARPVRAVVKDLSNREHVIAQGQENSARANLSFIEKAMFAKNLIASGYDREVVMASLSIDKTNTSKLLSVANDIPEGIVRAIGAAPNYGRDTWYKLAQLLREDVHRALAFELIERGEFLEADSNQKLAFLLSSVAAPKPKPRKTVSARQWAPSDQSVRVTAKAKGKTLSMEFASPNGKAFGEWISNNLEGLYETFRQSGSDKKGD
- the repA gene encoding plasmid partitioning protein RepA; translation: MNVAGNITDAISEVDLLITQQANELSEMLHEHRLEMFPPDAQKTLRPLQVAEVAQYLGVTAGYLKNLALEGKGPTPLITPTGRRSYTAQQLLELRQFLDKNTRTPGRYVPHRRGDDHLQVISVVNFKGGSAKTTSAAHLAQHLALTGHRVLAIDLDPQASLSALHGFQPEIDRNESLYETLRYDDERKPLSALVRPTNFPGLDIVPANLELQEFEYDTPLVLAQKDGAIGRMFFGRLDDALNDVADQYDVVIIDCPPQLGYLTLTALSSSTGILITVHPQMLDVMSMCQFLLMLGEVMGTLKRAGANMRLDWLRYLVTRYEPTDGPQSQMVAFMRSIFKQHVLVNEMLKSTAISDAGITKQTLYEIERSQFTRSTYDRAMEALHRVNDEIITLIHRAWGR